From a region of the Phaseolus vulgaris cultivar G19833 chromosome 6, P. vulgaris v2.0, whole genome shotgun sequence genome:
- the LOC137831695 gene encoding mitogen-activated protein kinase kinase kinase ANP1: protein MQDIFGSVRRSLVFRGSPETEETSLGVGGSLVDKISYCIRTSRVFSKPSPPSPSIPVDAAPPIRWRKGELIGCGAFGQVYVGMNIDSGELLAVKQVLIAANSASKEKAQAHIKELEEEVKLLKDLSHPNIVRYLGTVREEDTLNILLEFVPGGSISSLLGKFGAFPEAVIRTYTKQLLIGLEYLHKNGIMHRDIKGANILVDNKGCIKLADFGASKQVVELATISGAKSMKGTPYWMAPEVILQTGHSFSADIWSVGCTVIEMATGKPPWSQQYQQEVAALFHIGTTKSHPPIPDHLSVAAKDFLLKCLQKEPVLRSSASELLQHPFVTGEHMNSLTLSSNVTENFIASSPSCAPNDDSFLCSSTVNPLDSGNKQLWGMSNDDDDDMCVIDDKEEFSQNDVNYKSLMSTNIESFNPMSDPSDDWGCKFDASSELENREVNFVTDESYMPPDQSGDDKGQTDFSFPGVPSLSEEDDELTESKIKAFLDEKALELKKLQTPLYEEFYNSLNTSCSPNVIDSTSDDTASRNFLKLPPKSRSPNRVPISTPSKAVDNTGSPGSNGQSSSTVGHVNNHTSQDIPASPLKGMLVDSQQQPSPSLSFSERQRKWKEELDQELERKREMMRQAGMGGKTSSPKDRALHRQRERTRFASPNK, encoded by the exons ATGCAAGACATTTTCGGATCAGTTCGCAGATCACTGGTATTCCGCGGTTCACCGGAGACCGAAGAGACCTCGCTCGGAGTCGGAGGAAGCCTCGTCGATAAGATCAGTTATTGTATCCGAACTTCCAGAGTCTTCTCCAAACCCTCGCCGCCGTCGCCGTCTATTCCTGTTGACGCCGCGCCTCCGATCCGATGGCGGAAAGGCGAGTTGATCGGATGTGGTGCCTTTGGCCAAGTCTACGTTGGAATGAATATCGATTCCGGAGAGCTTCTGGCGGTTAAACAG GTTTTGATTGCGGCGAATAGCGCTTCAAAGGAGAAGGCACAG GCTCACATAAAAGAGCTAGAGGAAGAAGTTAAATTACTTAAAGACCTTTCACATCCAAACATTGTT AGATATTTGGGTACAGTCAGAGAAGAGGACACCCTAAATATTCTCTTGGAGTTTGTTCCTGGTGGGTCCATATCATCCCTATTGGGGAAGTTTGGGGCTTTCCCTGAGGCT GTAATAAGAACCTACACGAAGCAGCTACTAATTGGACTTGAGTACTTGCACAAAAATGGGATCATGCACAGAGACATTAAG GGGGCCAATATTCTTGTAGATAATAAAGGGTGCATaaaacttgcagactttggggCATCCAAACAGGTCGTTGAGCTG gcAACCATTTCCGGGGCAAAGTCCATGAAGGGTACTCCATATTGGATGGCTCCAGAAGTTATTCTCCAGACTGGGCATAGCTT CTCCGCTGACATATGGAGCGTGGGTTGTACTGTGATTGAGATGGCCACCGGAAAGCCTCCCTGGAGTCAGCAATACCAACAAGAG GTTGCTGCTCTCTTCCATATTGGGACAACTAAGTCGCATCCGCCAATACCTGATCATCTCTCAGTTGCAGCAAAAGATTTTCTGCTAAAATGTTTGCAGAA GGAACCAGTTTTGAGGTCATCGGCATCAGAACTGCTGCAG CATCCCTTTGTAACTGGCGAACACATGAATTCTCTTACTCTGTCATCAAATGTCACG GAAAATTTCATAGCTTCATCACCATCATGTGCTCCAAATGATGATTCCTT CCTTTGCTCTTCAACAGTAAATCCTCTGGACTCGGGAAATAAACAATTGTGGGGAATGAgcaatgatgatgatgatgatatgtGTGTGATTGATGACAAAGAAGAGTTCTCGCAGAATGATGTTAATTACAAATCATTGATGTCAACTAATATTGAG agTTTCAACCCAATGTCTGATCCCTCTGATGATTGGGGGTGTAAATTTGATGCAAGTTCAGAACTGGAAAATCGAGAGGTCAATTTTGTCACAGATGAAAGTTACATGCCACCTGATCAGTCAGGGGATGATAAGGGGCAGACAGATTTTTCCTTTCCAGGTGTCCCATCTCTTTCAGAGGAAGATGATGAACTCACAGAGTCAAAAATCAAAGCTTTTTTAGATGAGAAG GCTCTTGAACTGAAAAAACTACAGACACCTTTATATGAAGAGTTTTACAACAGTTTAAATACATCTTGTTCTCCCAATGTTATTGACAGTACAAGTGATGATACCGCTTCTcgaaattttttgaaattacCCCCCAAAAGCAGGTCACCAAATCGAGTACCAATCAGCACTCCATCTAAAGCCGTCGATAATACTGGAAGTCCTGGAAGTAATGGCCAGTCCTCATCAACTGTTGGCCATGTAAATAACCATACTTCACAGGATATTCCAGCATCTCCCCTTAAAGGAATGTTAGTTGACTCTCAGCAGCAGCCTAGCCCAAG TCTAAGCTTTTCTGAGAGACAGAGGAAATGGAAAGAAGAACTCGACCAGGAGCTTGAGAGGAAGCGAG AAATGATGCGTCAGGCTGGCATGGGCGGAAAGACATCTTCACCAAAGGATCGAGCTCTACATCGGCAGAGGGAACGAACAAGATTTGCTTCTCCCAACAAATAA
- the LOC137833103 gene encoding microtubule-binding protein TANGLED-like, which produces MIGRTSTKQSKMLALNPVLIRETLNKVDKCMVRLQELQYTVAGGTKVISGVSLSPGSTKGHLKTSLRWKQESLIRSKHDVARRSPPSEEWRQMSLPAMLVDETVGEILQASQFAREIVSAVSKKKATKDPQTPLSQLSNQKVEPEKTQLHDRRRKEKQMKVLSDSPPPQRARSRINFKVSPPKAAEFEKENNIKCLAKKVSTKNRACGSNSSKTVIFTNPLFLSTHFSRQKQFFKTEAPVISRNMGTQHKCLIKSPPEKASQFQGKVKNPSTVSISSSLARPTTTSLSKSSPKRWVPPFSSTRVATRFLASSALKSKKTEQKIDGVVNLRKCSSKGSLTSKLCRSFSPSRLATRFLSPLKRKKNAPQSDGIVNGVKQRPASSAKIPAPKN; this is translated from the exons ATGATTGGTAGAACCTCAACaaaacaaagtaaaatgttAGCTCTGAATCCTGTTCTAATCAGAGAAACACTCAACAAG GTAGATAAGTGCATGGTTCGACTACAAGAACTTCAGTACACTGTGGCCGGTGGAACGAAGGTGATCTCAGGGGTAAGTCTCAGCCCTGGAAGCACCAAAGGTCATCTCAAAACCAGTTTAAGGTGGAAGCAAGAATCACTGATTAG GAGCAAGCATGATGTAGCAAGAAGATCTCCACCTA GTGAAGAATGGAGGCAAATGTCATTGCCTGCAATGCTTGTTGATGAGACTGTTGGAGAAATTTTACAGGCAAGTCAATTTGCCAGAGAAATAGTATCAGCTGTGAGTAAGAAAAAGGCCACCAAGGACCCACAAACTCCACTGTCCCAACTGTCAAATCAGAAAGTTGAGCCTGAAAAGACACAGCTCCATGATAGAAGGAGGAAAGAGAAACAGATGAAAGTACTTTCTGATTCCCCGCCACCTCAACGGGCTCGTTCTAGGATCAACTTCAAGGTTTCTCCTCCAAAAGCTGCAGAGTTTGAGAAAGAGAATAATATAAAGTGTTTAGCAAAGAAGGTATCTACCAAGAATAGAGCATGTGGAAGCAATAGTAGCAAGACAGTGATATTCACCAACCCTTTATTCTTGTCTACACATTTTTCAAggcaaaaacagtttttcaagacAGAGGCTCCTGTCATATCAAGAAACATGGGAACACAACACAAGTGCTTGATCAAGTCCCCACCTGAAAAAGCTTCTCAATTTCAAGGCAAAGTCAAAAACCCATCAACTGTGTCTATTTCCTCTTCACTTGCAAGACCAACAACTACGAGTTTGAGCAAGAGTTCTCCAAAGAGATGGGttccacctttctcttctacTAGAGTGGCAACAAGATTCTTAGCTTCCTCGGCACTAAAGAGCAAGAAAACTGAACAAAAAATTGACGGGGTAGTAAATTTGAGAAAGTGTTCTTCAAAGGGATCGCTTACATCAAAATTATGTCGATCTTTCTCTCCTTCAAGATTGGCAACCAGATTTCTTTCACCattgaagagaaagaaaaatgcACCGCAAAGTGATGGAATAGTAAATGGAGTGAAACAACGACCAGCATCCTCTGCGAAAATCCCTGCTCCAaaaaattga